The DNA segment AAAGGAGTTTAAGTCGAAGACCCGCACCATTTGGCGTACCTCTGGACAATTGTTCAAAGGAACCTTAAACCTAATTCACCAACTACTATCTCCAGTGGTCACCATGCAGTGGTTACTAATTTATGGTTAGGGGTGGAGGGATGGTGATTTTAAGGTGGGGCACCCATATTGTTTTGGGGAGTTAGGGATCAgtaattttgtacaatgctGTATGTAAATGTTATGCTTGAAGATTATTACTTTAGTACTTGACATGCAGGGGGTCACTTACTTTGCACATAAATCTTGGGAGGGGTAGGGagtgaaggtgtgtgtgtgtgtgttcattcacactgtacatgcttattctttaaaaaaatcaccTCACTGGTCATAAATTATGACTGATCCCTCATGACCTCCCACAGCATCAAGCATGGTGATGAAGAATCTAGGCCATGTATGTCAACCACACAGAAACTCATTTTAAGTCGTGCTAGATGGATACTTTCTGGACAAGACTCTTATTGGTAGCTCAGATTCAAGTTAATTGAAAATCAAACTGAGTAAACTTGACATAAAAATAGGATATGCGTGTGGACATTTACAGAGGGCTATATTCATCCCCAAGTCAACAACAAATATCAGTTAAATTCCAACACAAGAATgataatgaacaaaaaaaatACTTAGTGTTATAAATATTGTCTTGACTTCAGTTATGGATTTGTAAAGGGGCGTGACTTTCGTAGTCCACTAGGAAGGGAAGAAACATCTCACATTTTTACTATTGAATTCATTGCATTGTTAAAATTGGTGACAACTCAGTTGGTACCAAAATAACATTTACCGAATTTACTCACTTAGGTGTGCCAAAAAGCCCAGTGAGATAGATTATATAATTAGTGATATTAGTGAAATAATTTTAACTAGTCCAAGATTATTTATGCAAAAATAGACATCTGGTTTCAAAACGATGTGAATTGGATTGCACTGGTAAGTCCTGTACTTGATAAATTTCACCAATGAAGAATTGTTGAAGGCGTTACAAATAGGGAATATCAGATTATCAAGACGTAGACAAAATCATTTTTACTCTACTGTAAACTTTGGACTTCTTTACTCAGTAAGTGAATTCAAGAATAAGATTAAATCATAATTATTGTAATACATTAAATTCATTTGGGTTTGATATCAACACTCGAAACAGGTTCTGTCAAATAACGATCAGAATACAGCGATTTAAATGGCCGTAAAGAGTGAGACACCAAGTGGTGTTCACCTATTGcccccatgaggggaatcgaacattGGTCTTCGGATCGAACGCTGGGCTACCCGACTGTCCCAAAACAATTATGTCACTATACAGTGCACATGGTTAGGAGCTGGGACCTGTCAGATATATGTCAGGAGATTTGTAGTTTAGGCGTACCATTGTTTGACATTGGTGAAATAGATATAACATGTTAAATTTATTTTGGATTGAATCTAACACAGCTGAAATGATGACAGATAAGATATATATAACTAGTTAGGGCTGGCTAAAGTGATCGATAATCGGAAATATCGCCGAGAAGAAAGATCGTTCATGAACAGAAACAAGTTTCAGTTATGTCACACAATATACATATTTAGGACTTCATGGACAGCTTCAAAATTATATTCAGGACGCTCTTTTTGTTAATCCGTGCATAAATAGGTCACCACTCACCcgttatgtgaaatatgtttatttccttAAGACGTCTATGGCATGTTTGCTCAAGGTTACGTCTCTCCGATTAtcgacccgtaaagatccggggtagaataggtcttcagcgacccatgcttgccataaaaggcaactatgcttgtcgtaagaggcgactaacgggatcgggttgtcggGCCCGCTGACACATATCAGCAGTTcctagttgcgcagatcgatgctcatgctgttgatcaatggattgtctggtccaggctcgattatttacagaccgccgccatgtttgctggaatattgctgagtgcggcgtaaaactaaactcacgcacacacTCTTCAATTATCGACCTCTGTGATCTGTATCGATAGCCAGCCTATGACTAGTCACCTGCCTAACCTCTCTGTGCTAACACAGGTTGCTGGAGGCTACATGATGTCTTATGTTGAAGACAAACGCGGTGTTCCCCGCGGAAGCTGCATCTGTGGACAATGCGCCCACTATGTACCACAGCCCGATGGACATGCATGTGGCTATTGCGGCTGTCTGCCTGTGAAGCATGAAGACCTCAGAAAGATCTCAAATCTGCAAGAGCCCTTTCCAGTTCTTGGAATTAAAAGAGAAATTGCTTCAGAAGATGAACTTCCTGTCATACTTGGGCCATGTAGGCCTAGAAAATCAAACAATCTCCCAGACAGATCAGATGCTAAGGACTGGACGTCTGAACAGGCAACAGCCGGTGCGAAGACACACagtggtgtggtgtcagtcaaaacaaacaaactacctTGTCATGAGAACCTGGCGAAGGATAACCAAGTACCGGAATCGTTCAGTTACCCGCAATATCAAAATTCAGATGCACTTAAGAAGGTAGTGTATGAAACAGTTCATCATTTGTTTAGGAATGCTCCTATTTAcgttaaaaatgtaaaaaaagcACAACTTCACTGTAAACACTAGCGCCAGATTGAGTGTACCAGCGTACTGTGTATAAAACGCGTCAGTGATTATCAGTAAATGAATCAGTAATGAATTATTTTATTATGTGTAAATATGCTACAAACTACCAGGCAAAGTAAAGCGTACactttaaaactgttttttAGCTAAAAAGATATGAAAACATTACGACCCGTAAAGGTCtgttctgtttgattggcaaACCCGTAAAAGTCCAGGTTACagctgatcttcagcagccaatgcttgttgtaagagacgacaaaCGGGATTGGGAGTTCAGGTTCgatgacttggtttacacatgtcatcggtttccagttacGCGGAacgatattcatgctgttgattacttgattgtctggtccagacttgattatttacagaccaccgccagatatctggaatattcctgagtgcggcgtaaaaccaaactcactcactcgctataaAATATTACAGGGTTGAATACAGTAACATCTACAAACGTAAATCCATAACAGAAATGTGAAACCCACATCAGTCATGAAATAACCATCCCTTTTCTTTATTTCCAGCCACCGCCAAACAGACACATATACATTGATTTGCCTTGTGGTATATACACTTACACATACCAAGGTGAATATCATATAATCTTTCTCCTCAGGTACCACCGTGCGAGCTCCTTCAAACAAGTCATATGCCATACTACGAGCTTCCTAGCAAACAGCCAATGAGGGGTGTATTTAAGATCGCCTACAAACACAAGACAATCTACATAGGAAAATCACTTAACATCCGTCGACACTTGAAAAGGCTTATGCCAGGGAGAATACGTCAGGAGATAGGAAATTTCCTCAGAAATCTTtcgaagaagaaaaagaagtatTTGACTGTGTCTTGGATCGACTCGGACGTATACGAGCACAACTGTAAAGGGAAGTCGTATTTCAGGTGTATCACTAGGATACAGGGGGAAAAGCCCAAATATTCCTATCCTAAGAAGTACACCGAGGCTGGAGGAGGAGCTGGAGGTGAAGGAACTGCAGCTGTACCTACTGACGTCGTGTCAACACCTGAGCTCACAGGCATGATCAAAACTGCTAACCAACATAGCCATGTAGAGGTGGAGGATGTTGTGCTTCACAAGAGGATTGACTCTCCGCCTCAAATTCAAAGTTTTAATATTGGAGTTGATAACAGAGAAGTAAAGAGACAGAGGAGTGAATCTCCGCAACAACAGCGCAGCACTCTCACTGGAGATAGTCAGGGAAGAAGCAAGAAGCCCTTTGGTAGTGGGAACTTTTTGAAAAAGGAAACTGATGACGTAAGCGAAGGAATTAAAATCACAGTTTTTGAATCATACGTGCATGAAGTTGAGCCTGTAGTGGAAAAAATAGCACCATTCAAAGGAAAATGTCAAACGAATCGCAAGAAACCCAAAACAAGTGCTGCTAACCTGCTCTCTAAAGCTCTTCAGCCTAAATCCACAAAACGTTCAAAAAATGCTCCAGAAGCTCTGGGCACGAAAGATTACGCCACAAAGACGAAGTCATGTTGCGTTTTACTGAACAAGGAAGTATATTACATACCAGAAGCAGACGTAAGTAAACCGCCCAATGAACATTTTGAGAAGAAAACATCAGATACAGAGGAATGTAATGGTGTAGAAAGAGTGAAGGCTTTATCTTCCCTGAGGAAAATCCCACATGTGTCATCTGCTGAGGAGACTACAGTTTCCAAATCTTCCAATGTAACCGAACTAAAGACAAAAGATGTTGCCATATCTACGAGATACATGGACACGGCCATGTCACCAGCAAAAGTCAATTGGTCTGGTGGACTTTCTGGACAAGAAAGTCCGTTGACTGATATCAGACTGAACACGTCAACACccattcatttcattcaaacagCAGAAAAGAATGAGTCAGAATCACTATGTAAAGAACAAAAATCACACGGAGTATGGTCCTCTCCGGGTATCCCTTTCACTGCAGAAGAGAACCAAGAATGGGTTCCTGATATTTTGGCTGATTCAGAAGACTCGATGAAACTCATCATAGATGAACACCAATGTGCTTACTCACCTGACACATCAAAAAGCA comes from the Haliotis asinina isolate JCU_RB_2024 chromosome 12, JCU_Hal_asi_v2, whole genome shotgun sequence genome and includes:
- the LOC137257480 gene encoding uncharacterized protein, whose protein sequence is MSYVEDKRGVPRGSCICGQCAHYVPQPDGHACGYCGCLPVKHEDLRKISNLQEPFPVLGIKREIASEDELPVILGPCRPRKSNNLPDRSDAKDWTSEQATAGAKTHSGVVSVKTNKLPCHENLAKDNQVPESFSYPQYQNSDALKKVPPCELLQTSHMPYYELPSKQPMRGVFKIAYKHKTIYIGKSLNIRRHLKRLMPGRIRQEIGNFLRNLSKKKKKYLTVSWIDSDVYEHNCKGKSYFRCITRIQGEKPKYSYPKKYTEAGGGAGGEGTAAVPTDVVSTPELTGMIKTANQHSHVEVEDVVLHKRIDSPPQIQSFNIGVDNREVKRQRSESPQQQRSTLTGDSQGRSKKPFGSGNFLKKETDDVSEGIKITVFESYVHEVEPVVEKIAPFKGKCQTNRKKPKTSAANLLSKALQPKSTKRSKNAPEALGTKDYATKTKSCCVLLNKEVYYIPEADVSKPPNEHFEKKTSDTEECNGVERVKALSSLRKIPHVSSAEETTVSKSSNVTELKTKDVAISTRYMDTAMSPAKVNWSGGLSGQESPLTDIRLNTSTPIHFIQTAEKNESESLCKEQKSHGVWSSPGIPFTAEENQEWVPDILADSEDSMKLIIDEHQCAYSPDTSKSTYENLPESPITPLNVEHDYRNESVRSDSKSHPEEDDASFPAIPGSFWSSQSTRPKSTQWVSPVRYQHPTNASTDSLRPQTVPTMSQFPNSFEENKGTFNSDSSDLSHSINRSMVAKSRCEGSTGCTTECGSTDERLSPGTLPSKPHVHVFADGNLSSAANDTKPVKALSENNGSVCTTKCLEGRTSRCDTRIVVCDKTSEPCSPPTQYRKKPNMRREPWPMFDNIEHWRSHQHDLFKSYSSSNCYTRREQTSGRVEAHHGNMKDTTHLKRERPSGP